The DNA region GTGCGCCGGGTGCCGGGGTGCCATGCCCAAAGGACACCGGGTTCTTGATTCTTTCGTTCCCCGCCTCAGGGCACGCTAGGCCTCCGGCCCGACGACGACCTGGAGCGCGCGGGGTATGACTTCAAAGGTGGCGGGCTCGTTCCCCACAAGCTCGCCGTCGGCGTTGAACCACATGCCGGGCCGCGCTTCGACCCGCACTTTGCGCGCGCGCCGGAAGACGATCAGCTCGTTGTCAAGATGCTGGCCGAGGAGGATTTGCGGCACCAGCAGCGCAAGCTGCGGCATCGACGCGGTGGGCACCACCAGCACATCGACCAGGCCGTCGTCGAGCTTGGCTCGCGGCGCGATCGGGATGCCGCCCGCGACGTAGCGCGCATTGGCGATCACGATGTTGTAGGTCTGGATCTCGTGCCGCTCTTCGTCGTCAAAGGTGATCAGCGTATGGTAGTTGGTCAGATCGGGCAGCGCCATTGCCGCCGACCGGAGATAGGCCAGCGGCCCCCAGGAGCGCTTCATCGCATCGGTGAGCTTCTCGTCGACCAGGCCACTGAAGCCGCCTGCCGAGACGTTGATGAAATAGCGCGTGCTGTCGCTTGACACCCGCACCACGTCCACCAGGCGAGTCTGCCGCCGTCGCAGCAGCTCGACCGCCGCCTCGATCTCGGTGGGCACGTCGATCGAGCGGGCAAAATCGTTGCCGGTGCCGACCGGGATCACGCCAAGCTGGACGCCCTCGAAATGCCCGGCCAGGCCGTTGACGACCTCGTTGATCGTGCCGTCGCCGCCAGCCGCCACGATCAGACCGCAGCCTTCCGCCAGCGCCTCACGCACGATCTGCTGCCCATCGCCGGGCTGCTCTGTAGCCCGCAGCACCGCTCCGTCGAGCCGCTCGATCGCCGCCTCGAGCGCCGTCACGTCCTGCGCCGATCCGGCGTTGGGGTTGAGGATAACGCAGGTCTGCATTGCTCTATCGATACCTGCGCCGCCGCCCGCTGCCGCGCACGAGGCTGATGATCAGCAGCAGCAGGATCGAGCCGAGGATCGCCCAGACGATGTCGAACGAGAGCGCGGCGTTGATATTCGGCAGCAGCGCCGCGACGCTCAAGATCGGCGGCAGCCCAAGCCGACCTGCCAGCCAGCCGCCAAGGTACGCGCCGATCAGCCCGACGATGATCGACACGATAAAGCCGCCGGGGCTGAAGCCGACGATCCACTCGGCGATCACGCCGCAGATCCCGGCGATCACCAGCAGAATCAGCAATCCAATCAGCGTATCCATAAGCTAGCGCCTCCCAGACCGGGAAACATACTCGCCCGGACTGATCTCCTCAGTCTCGATGACCCGTCGATCGGCAAAGCGCGGCGGCTGGCCCAGGTTGAGCGCCCGCGCCGCAAACCAGGCGACCGTCAGCGTCGGGATCGGCTGCGTAAACGGGATCAGCGCCTCGACCGCCGCGACGTTGCGCAGCGCTTGCAGCCGGAAGCGGCTCAGAATGACCCACACGATCGGCGTCGCCAGCACGTCCAGCCCCAGGTCGAGCAGATCCAGCGCCACGACCAGGCTCAGCGGCACCGCCCGAACGGTGGTGAAAAAGTCGGCGTTGGGCGGCACGTCGATGCGCCGCAGGCTGCGGTAGATCAGCGCCAGCAGCAGGCTGCCCAGCACCAGCGCGATCAGCATCACGCTGATCAACACCTGCCCGAATGTGCGTAGTCCATCGTCCATCATTACTCCGTCCGCTGGTCGTGCGGCTGCATGTATACCCACTGCCCGACGATGGCAACGCCGAGCACCAGCGCCATCACCGCCAGCGTCGCCAGCTCCAATCGCGCGCCGAACGGTGGCTGTTCCGCCAGGCGATCGAGGATGCGAAACGGAGCCGTCAGCGGCGCGGTCAGCGCCAGCAGCAGGCCGATCGCCGGATTGTCGGGCCGCGCGGCAAAGAGCAGGGCAATCAGCCGCGCCGCCAGCGCCCCTTCCAGCACGCCTATCAGCAGCGCCCCGATGTTCTGTCGGATCATGTTTCTACCAAAAGCTATGCTACCCGGCGTACACCCGCACCCCGGCTCGCCTGGCCGCAGCCAGAGATCGCAGCGGGGCGAGGGTCCGTACCGTCTAGCGCGTCTACAGGCCGGGGCGGGTGCCCTCTGGGCAGTGCGTGTCCTCCAAAGAGTTCCCTTTCTGAGGCAGAATCAGATGAACGCTTTCCCGAAAAGGTACGTCGATTCTGCGCTAGCGTAAGGTGGAGGGTAAGATCTTGAGCTGATTGCGATACTTGGCGACGGTCCGGCGTGCCACATCGAAGCCGCGCTGCCGCAGCATCTCGACCAGCTCCTGATCGGTGAGCGGGCGATCTTCCTTGTTGACCAGCTCCAGCAGCACGTCTTTCACGCTCAGCGAGGCGGTGAAGAAGTGGCTGAAAGGGATTACCTCGTGCGACGGCAACTGCACGTGCTTGTTGGCCGTGGCGCGGCTGACCGTCGACTCATGCACGCCGATCGCGCTGGCGACCTCCGCGCGGGTGAGCGGCTCCAGATAGCGCACGCCATGCCGTAGGAATGGCTCCTGCCGCTCGATCAGGTAGTTGGCGATGCGCCGGATCGTCTCGCGCCGCTGCCTGAGATTCGTCAGAAACAACTGGGCGCGTCCGACGAACTGTGTCAGGTGCTCCTTTTCCTCCGAGGTGACACCGGCCTCGTTGCCGCGCGCCGCCTGCCGCGATAGCTCCTGGTACAGCGGATTGAGCCGCAGGAAGTAGCGCTGGCTCTCGATCACTTCCGCGACCAGCTTGCCTTCTTCCTCGCGGATGATCACATCGGGCGTGAGATACGTCGTCTGGGTGGGGCTGAGCGTGCCGTCGCTGTTGCCGCGCTCCAGCGGGTAGGGCCGCAGGTACTTGCGGATAAAATCGCGCGCCTCGACGACCTGATCGTAGCTGATGCCGAGCGCCTGCGCGATCGCGCCGTAGCGATGCTCTCCCAGGTCGATCCAGTGCTCGCGGATGATCTGCTCGACGTAGGGATGCGTGACGCCCTCCTGCTGAAGGCGGCGCAGTTGCAGCAGCAAACATTCGGGTACGTCGCGCGAGCCGACGCCGACCGGGCCGACCTCCTGCAACTTGAGCAGCACCTGCTCCACGCGATCGACATCGACCGATAGCGTGGCGGCGATGTCTTCCAGGGAGCCTTCCAGATAGCCTTGATCGTCCAGGCTGCCGATCAGGTACTCGCCGATAAAATGATCT from Herpetosiphonaceae bacterium includes:
- a CDS encoding diacylglycerol kinase family protein, producing MQTCVILNPNAGSAQDVTALEAAIERLDGAVLRATEQPGDGQQIVREALAEGCGLIVAAGGDGTINEVVNGLAGHFEGVQLGVIPVGTGNDFARSIDVPTEIEAAVELLRRRQTRLVDVVRVSSDSTRYFINVSAGGFSGLVDEKLTDAMKRSWGPLAYLRSAAMALPDLTNYHTLITFDDEERHEIQTYNIVIANARYVAGGIPIAPRAKLDDGLVDVLVVPTASMPQLALLVPQILLGQHLDNELIVFRRARKVRVEARPGMWFNADGELVGNEPATFEVIPRALQVVVGPEA
- the rpoN gene encoding RNA polymerase factor sigma-54; protein product: MRSEQPMMDMSMGMQMAPQMQMKASPALIALNNMLILSTLELQQMIQQELEENPALELTESQEDLCQRCGRPFTGTTCMYCLQEDLRTMEAERDHYTGPSEDEEFDPLMLVAAPPSLGETLLRDLRASLPHEDHFIGEYLIGSLDDQGYLEGSLEDIAATLSVDVDRVEQVLLKLQEVGPVGVGSRDVPECLLLQLRRLQQEGVTHPYVEQIIREHWIDLGEHRYGAIAQALGISYDQVVEARDFIRKYLRPYPLERGNSDGTLSPTQTTYLTPDVIIREEEGKLVAEVIESQRYFLRLNPLYQELSRQAARGNEAGVTSEEKEHLTQFVGRAQLFLTNLRQRRETIRRIANYLIERQEPFLRHGVRYLEPLTRAEVASAIGVHESTVSRATANKHVQLPSHEVIPFSHFFTASLSVKDVLLELVNKEDRPLTDQELVEMLRQRGFDVARRTVAKYRNQLKILPSTLR